The Paenibacillus swuensis genome contains the following window.
AAGTGGAGTTGCAGTATGAGAAATGCGTGAAGTATTTGCGGGAATATCGTAAATGCACTTTATCAGAACTCAACGAGGCCACAGGGGTTTCCGTGCACCAGATCGCCAAGTTCATCCGAGAGGGCCGTATTTCGCTTACGCAGGCGCCGAACCTGGCATTTCCTTGTGAAATTTGCGGAACGGATATTCAAACGGGGACGATTTGCGAGGGGTGCCGGAAGAAGCTGCTTACCGATGTAAACAACATGAATGCGTCGGAGCAACTTAAGTCCCAGCCCAACAGCAAGAACGGTTACGGTTACAAAATAGGCGACTAGGACCTGCTATATTCTCTGTGAGGTTTGTC
Protein-coding sequences here:
- a CDS encoding TIGR03826 family flagellar region protein, which translates into the protein MSLNVANCPKCGRVYAKNFRDICPNCYKEVELQYEKCVKYLREYRKCTLSELNEATGVSVHQIAKFIREGRISLTQAPNLAFPCEICGTDIQTGTICEGCRKKLLTDVNNMNASEQLKSQPNSKNGYGYKIGD